A stretch of the Glutamicibacter sp. JL.03c genome encodes the following:
- a CDS encoding GntR family transcriptional regulator, translating to MAAIEEPSASQRAYQLIRDGILEGVYAPGSMVGEASLAREFSLSRTPVRLALGRLQQEGWIEIFPKRGALVKGLNERQIAELADIRLLLESVSIADATDTQRDDIATRQLESIEEQLQAFKNEDLPRFVDLTIRFHRGFVEAGNNSIRLELYDRLADRHRFALFASGETLQSRCAEIIAEHRALVELMRSKDIEGFGARLKQHMSDSGALS from the coding sequence GTGGCAGCCATTGAAGAACCTAGTGCGTCTCAGCGTGCTTATCAGTTGATTCGTGACGGGATTTTGGAAGGTGTTTACGCGCCAGGGAGCATGGTGGGTGAAGCCTCGCTGGCTAGGGAATTTAGCCTTAGTCGCACTCCAGTGCGTCTGGCCCTTGGCCGGCTGCAACAAGAGGGGTGGATTGAGATTTTTCCGAAACGCGGCGCCCTTGTTAAAGGGCTAAATGAACGGCAAATTGCAGAGTTGGCGGATATTCGTTTGTTGCTGGAGTCTGTTTCAATTGCCGACGCTACGGATACCCAGCGCGATGACATTGCAACACGACAGTTGGAATCGATAGAAGAGCAACTGCAAGCATTCAAAAACGAAGATCTGCCTCGCTTTGTAGATCTGACGATCAGGTTTCACCGAGGGTTTGTCGAAGCTGGAAATAACAGTATTCGTCTTGAACTCTACGACCGTTTGGCTGACCGCCATCGTTTCGCGCTCTTTGCTTCAGGTGAAACTTTGCAATCTCGTTGCGCGGAGATTATTGCAGAGCATCGGGCACTTGTTGAGCTGATGAGATCGAAGGATATCGAGGGGTTCGGCGCACGGCTTAAGCAGCATATGTCAGACAGCGGGGCTCTCAGTTAA